In Dryocola sp. LX212, the genomic stretch GACGGGAAGCCTGTAAAAGCCGTCACCTGCATCCTGGTAGACGGCGTGATGATGGGACAAAAAGCCACGTGGTCACAATGTAAAGACGAGAGCGGTGCTGAGTATTTCGGCAATAAAGGTTGGCTGGTACGTGATTACGTCGCAAAAGCCTGTGAAGTCGGAAAATCAGATTGTCCTGTTTATCTTGTGCTTCAAACAGATCCTCCAACAATGCGAAGTGATATGGCTAACTTCGTTCCTGCCCCTAAAAACTTTAATGCTTCGACAAGCCTGACGGATGAAATTAAATCTGAAGGTTGCCAGATGGCGGATAACTCCTTTGAACATGCCAAAAGTAGTCTACGTTGTCGTGCCATTAATACCGTGCGTTTCATCCGCAAACAAAATACCGAAGCGGCATATGAAGCTGATGTAACTACCACGACAGGTGAAACATTCACGATGTCAGTGGGGTATTCCTACGGTAATCCGTCCGCCAACGAGCCGGGCTGGCGCACGATTTCGATCAACCAGGGAGACATCATTACTGATATCCGTAAGCAGGGCCATTGGGTTCCCAATGGTTATAAATAACCTTATCAGTGAGATAACTTTTTATTCGGCATTCAGCTAATTGAGGTTCCGTGGGAAAAACATTACAGCAGGAAACGCCACCAACCGTGGACTGTACCTGGCAACTTGTTTTGAGTGTTGCCGGTGTGACATTGATGCGCAGCAATTCTGTTGGGATTAAAGCACTGGGAGCCAGCCTCACCACACTGAGTCTGATACGCATCATAAAAAAACTTGCCACACTCGCCTGATCACCCTTTCTGAGCGCTCAGAGGATCAAAGTAATATGTCTGAAAATACCCAGGGGAAACTCAAAGGACTGAAAGAGAAATTCAGTATGCGGCGAAATGTCTCCTCCACTGATAATCCGGTTGAGCGGGTTGAAGAAAATGTCAGTGAGCAAACGACAGAAGGGCCAGAATCCCGTACTACACGATATAAGCGATTGCTCGATATTATCGTTATCAACGGCTTGTTGAACATTGCTGAAGATAAACTCAGTGACGATGTGTTTATCGAGTCGGTGTTCAGTAAGGCTTATGAGCTTCTGCCCGTACCGGTCAGACTGGTTGTCAGAAGGGAATGGTGCCTGGCTTATCTCCAGTCACGGAAAGCCCCGTTACTAGCGCAACTTCAGCTCTACCGGGCCGAAAGACACGGCTCAGCAGTACTGATGTCACCTGCGCTGCAACCAACGTTACCACCAGCGACCTAATCAGACTCATTAATAACAGACAGGGCCATCCTTCGGGGTGGCCTTTTTTATGCCCATTTTCTACAGGAGTTTTTTATGACCCGTTTAGCCAGCCGCTTCGGCTCAGTCAATCTTGTTCGCCGCGACCGCCCGTTAACCCGTGACGAACTGGCACACTATGTGCCGAGTGTCTTCAGCGAAGATAAACATGAATCCCGCAGTGACAGGTACACCTATATCCCGACTATTTCCCTTCTCGATAACCTACAACGCGAAGGCTTCCAGCCATTCTTTGCCTGCCAGACCCGAGTTCGGGACCAGAGCAAGCGAGAGCACACCAAACACATGCTGCGCCTGCGTCGCGAAGGCCAGATCACTGGCAAACAGGTGCCAGAAATCATCCTCCTTAATAGCCACGACGGCTCCAGTTCATACCAGATGCTACCGGGATTATTTCGTTCAGTTTGTCAGAATGGTTTGATTTGTGGTGAGTCGTTTGGGGAAGTACGCGTGCCGCATAAAGGTAATGTGGTGGAGAAAGTCATTGAAGGGGCTTACGAAGTATTGGGGATTTTTGACCGGGTGGAAGAGAAGCGCGATGCCATGCAGTCGCTTTTGTTACCGCCACCGGCACAGCAGGCGATGGCGAAAGCAGCATTAACCTATCGCTTTGGTGAAGAACATCAGCCGGTGACGGAATCGCAAATCCTTTCCCCGCGCAGATGGCAGGACGAGAGTAACGACCTGTGGACCACTTACCAGCGTATTCAGGAAAACCTGATTAAAGGTGGACTGTCTGGGCGAACTACCAAAGGTAAACGGGCCCATACACGCGCCGTTAAAGGTATCGACGGTGATGTGAAACTCAATCGTGCACTGTGGGTGATGGCCGAGAATATGCTGCTGCTCGCTTCATGAGTCTTTATTTCCATTATTCAGACCCTGCCAATAAAACGGTGGGGCTTTTTGTTTTAAGGAACGATTATGTCTGTAGTCAATTTATCTCCTGTATTTCCTGCAAATGA encodes the following:
- a CDS encoding DUF932 domain-containing protein; translated protein: MTRLASRFGSVNLVRRDRPLTRDELAHYVPSVFSEDKHESRSDRYTYIPTISLLDNLQREGFQPFFACQTRVRDQSKREHTKHMLRLRREGQITGKQVPEIILLNSHDGSSSYQMLPGLFRSVCQNGLICGESFGEVRVPHKGNVVEKVIEGAYEVLGIFDRVEEKRDAMQSLLLPPPAQQAMAKAALTYRFGEEHQPVTESQILSPRRWQDESNDLWTTYQRIQENLIKGGLSGRTTKGKRAHTRAVKGIDGDVKLNRALWVMAENMLLLAS